A window of the Arachis duranensis cultivar V14167 chromosome 5, aradu.V14167.gnm2.J7QH, whole genome shotgun sequence genome harbors these coding sequences:
- the LOC107491062 gene encoding xyloglucan O-acetyltransferase 3-like, whose product MLAKNNMKKSSTTFQDKRERCVKNIPLILSSLFIASILCLFFLISPKPLTLLPNQGPDIFDDDHPQHNKQENLSQTTKVSSSSSNSKPQKEENKCDLFKGHWVPSLEGESSYYTNSSCTTIPDSKNCFRHGRMDTDFLKWKWKPHECELPRFNPTSFLNIVGGKKMAFIGDSVARNHMESLLCLLSQEDTPKDMYKDPDDKYRQWYFPKHDFTLMMIWSRFLIVGEERIVNGTGSSIFDLHLDKVDEDWANIFPELDYAIISDGHWFFRVMYLHKGNKLIGCVYCNEQNVTNYNIDLPIRMAFRTTFMHINGSKNKKRGLLTVLRTFAPAHFENGVWNNGGYCNRTSPLSEAEADFGSFDWQLRSIQLEEFERAKREKGEKRLFEILDVTRAMLMRPDGHPGDHWGNKWMKGYNDCTHWCLPGPVDLWSEFLLALLIRSQLGILTS is encoded by the exons ATGTTGGCCAAGAACAACATGAAGAAGTCCTCTACTACTTTTCAGGATAAAAGAGAGAGATGCGTCAAGAACATACCTTtgattctctcctctctcttcatTGCTTCAATTCTCTGTTTGTTCTTTCTCATTTCCCCAAAACCTTTGACCCTTCTTCCCAATCAAGGCCCTGATATCTTTGATGATGATCACCCCCAACATAATAAGCAAGAAAATCTTTCTCAAACAACTAAAGtttcctcatcatcatccaatTCCAAACCACAAAAAG aAGAAAATAAATGTGACCTATTTAAGGGTCATTGGGTTCCATCATTAGAGGGAGAATCATCGTATTACACAAATTCAAGTTGCACAACAATCCCTGATAGCAAGAACTGTTTCAGACATGGGAGAATGGACACTGATTTCCTTAAATGGAAATGGAAGCCTCATGAATGTGAGCTCCCAAGGTTCAATCCAACATCATTCCTCAACATTGTTGGCGGCAAGAAAATGGCATTCATTGGTGACTCTGTTGCTAGGAACCACATGGAATCCCTCTTATGCCTTTTGTCACAG GAGGATACTCCAAAGGATATGTACAAGGACCCAGATGACAAGTATAGACAATGGTACTTCCCTAAGCATGATTTCACCCTAATGATGATTTGGAGCAGATTCCTCATTGTAGGAGAAGAAAGAATTGTGAATGGCACAGGTTCCAGCATTTTTGACCTTCACTTAGACAAAGTAGATGAAGATTGGGCCAATATATTCCCTGAATTAGACTATGCAATCATCTCAGATGGACATTGGTTTTTCAGAGTAATGTACCTTCACAAAGGTAACAAACTTATAGGATGTGTATATTGTAATGAACAAAATGTGACAAACTACAACATAGACTTGCCAATTAGGATGGCATTTAGAACAACATTCATGCACATAAATggatccaagaacaaaaaaagaGGGTTGTTAACAGTGTTGAGGACATTTGCACCAGCACACTTTGAGAATGGTGTGTGGAACAATGGAGGGTATTGCAATAGGACTAGTCCTTTGAGTGAGGCTGAGGCTGATTTTGGGAGCTTTGATTGGCAATTGAGGAGTATTCAGTTGGAAGAGTTTGAGAGGGCAAAAAGGGAAAAAggtgaaaaaagattatttGAGATTTTGGATGTGACAAGGGCAATGTTGATGAGGCCAGATGGGCACCCTGGAGATCATTGGGGTAACAAGTGGATGAAAGGTTATAATGATTGCACTCATTGGTGTTTGCCTGGTCCTGTTGATTTGTGGAGTGAGTTCTTGCTTGCTCTTCTTATAAGATCACAACTTGGGATTTTGACTTCTTGA
- the LOC107490982 gene encoding LOW QUALITY PROTEIN: uncharacterized protein LOC107490982 (The sequence of the model RefSeq protein was modified relative to this genomic sequence to represent the inferred CDS: deleted 2 bases in 1 codon), which yields MHGSGSEEWKHSRHMWPNATAVAPDSSPSQFICKDGRKIYVGDCALFKPPRHSPPFIGIIRKLIFNKEESPTLEVNWLYRHADVKLTKGVLEAAPNEVFYSYHKNEISASSLLHPCKVAFLRKGVELPSGISAFVCRRVYDTENNCIWWLTDKEYINAVPEEVDRLLDKTKLEMHGAAQSGGRSPKPLNGPTSTQSLKSGSDSVQNSSSFGTQVKGKKRERGDQGSDLSKRERLFKAEDGDFGPVRSESMLRSEISKITDKGGLVDFEGVERLVQLMQPDGADKKIDLGGRIILVNAIAATERDDCLSWFVQLRGLPVLDEWLQEVHKGKNGDSNTPKESDKSVEEFLLALLRALDRLPVNLHALQTCNVGKSVNHLRTHKNSEIQRKARSLVDTWKKRVEAEMNMTDSKSGSTRPVSWQAKPAASEISHVGNKKTGGSENATKGSAIQSSVSKNSLAKHGSGEALSKSSSAPSSIKLMTTSMGCTPKDQNVKALGGAPASDQPLTPIKEERSSSSSQSQNNSLSCSSEHAKTIGSCREDSRSSTAVSMSASKIPGGTSRTRKSSNGVHGAGVALAQKEPTSVKGSTRNSPSEKVSPTRVSHEKSFDPPLTDQGNNQRLILRLPNTARSPSRGASGAASEEPAIPCGIASPPADKNESRDRRVKGKNDGLHTIVSSNVITDACASNEGSTGCEHGKGSPIADEQGRINEDGDQVPETSKQSNLSSGFISRSGQTYAASLSPMNALVESCVKFSEASASVSAGDDGMNLLATVAAGEISTSGNVSPLASPERKSPVVDESSSGNVSKLKHPGEIAAHTVTQSDRRASAEPLLNAVDPVQFKNDSRHPVTTISRGSAGEEANSTSCKEKTGDNGPQMNVSTADLSQNAESPRIRPEIAESASETVPPAKKETWEEPGGENHFHVQRDFGSQWVKPSSSDSKKEMVDHLDEAVVKNDEMLVSKETIAGVKIEKELGEKLLELSSDVGKDNKISTEVTGVSVQKSSVAESSESVEFKKVDVTPPSASGNSKIIRLKEILGQCSGSSNPPALSKVPGKENEVSKTSVCNLDGKESDVAGEQHAHSIHPSLTVAGSDAGVILDFDLNEGFAVDDASHGEIVRQEEHTTSSAVHNPCALPFPISSISGGFHTTITVASAVKGRVVLPENPLRSKGELGWKGSAATSAFRPAEPRKNSETPSTTGDIPSVDSTSSKQGRAPLDFDLNVADERSFEDVGSHGSSESGPPDRSTMGLDLDLNRVDETPDAVSYSMSKLDAPTLPSKSSLSGRLSNGGSVSRDFDLNNGPGLDEVGTEVPTRIQQMKNSAPIPSAIHGTRANNAEYGNYSSWFPPGNSYSAITVPPLLPGRGEQSYVAAAGAQRIMGPTGSAAFGPELYRGPVLSSAPAVAYQPTAAPFPYPGGFPFETSFPLSSNSFSVGSATFIDSSTVGGLCFPTMPSQPVAPGGVVSSTYPRPYVMSLPGGTSNVIPDTRKWGSQSLDLNSGPGGTDTDRREEHMKMFQVAGVLKRKEPDGGWDGADRFSYKQPSWQ from the exons ATGCATGGGTCCGGTTCTGAGGAGTGGAAACACAGCCGGCACATGTGGCCCAACGCCACTGCTGTAGCCCCCGATTCTTCACCGTCTCAATTTATATGCAAA GATGGACGCAAGATTTATGTTGGTGATTGTGCACTTTTCAAGCCACCCCGGCATTCCCCACCTTTTATTGGAATAATTCGcaagttaatatttaataaagaaGAAAGTCCAACTTTAGAAGTTAATTGGCTTTACCGACATGCTGATGTGAAGCTTACCAAGGGCGTATTGGAAGCTGCCCCAAACGAAGTCTTCTACTCATATCACAAGAATGAAATATCTGCTTCATCATTACTCCATCCGTGTAAAGTCGCGTTCCTTCGTAAAGGTGTTGAACTTCCTTCAGGGATATCTGCGTTTGTCTGCAGGCGAGTGTATGACACTGAGAACAACTGTATATGGTGGCTAACCGATAAGGAATACATTAAT GCTGTTCCGGAAGAAGTTGACCGGTTATTAGACAAGACAAAACTAGAAATGCATGGGGCAGCGCAGTCGGGAGGCCGTTCTCCAAAACCTTTGAATGGTCCGACATCAACACAATCTTTGAAATCTGGTTCTGATAGTGTTCAAAATAGTTCTTCCTTTGGTACACAGGTTAaaggaaaaaagagagaaaggggTGATCAGGGTTCTGATTTATCTAAACGAGAGCGACTATTTAAAGCAGAAGATGGGGATTTTGGCCCAGTTAGATCTGAGAGCATGTTGAGGAGTGAGATCAGTAAAATTACTGACAAAGGTGGGCTTGTAGACTTTGAAGGAGTTGAAAGACTTGTACAACTCATGCAACCTGATGGTGctgataaaaaaatagatttggGTGGGAGAATAATCCTTGTTAATGCAATAGCAGCAACCGAGCGTGATGATTGTCTTAGCTGGTTTGTACAGCTCAGGGGTTTACCTGTGCTGGATGAATGGCTCCAGGAGGTTCACAAGGGAAAAAATGGTGATAGTAATACCCCTAAAGAAAGCGACAAATCAGTTGAGGAATTTTTGTTAGCCTTGCTTCGTGCATTGGATAGGCTTCCTGTGAACCTTCATGCATTGCAAACATGCAATGTTGGGAAGTCTGTTAATCATTTACGCACTCACAAAAATTCTGAAATTCAGAGGAAAGCTAGGAGTTTAGTAGATACATGGAAGAAACGTGTTGAGGCTGAAATGAATATGACCGATTCGAAATCTGGTTCTACACGTCCTGTGTCTTGGCAAGCAAAACCGGCAGCTTCTGAGATCTCTCATGTTGGAAATAAGAAAACTGGAGGATCTGAGAATGCTACAAAGGGATCTGCAATTCAATCATCAGTATCCAAAAATTCATTGGCTAAGCATGGTTCTGGGGAAGCATTGTCCAAGTCTTCTTCAGCTCCTAGCTCAATTAAATTGATGACTACCTCAATGGGCTGTACCCCTAAAGATCAGAATGTGAAGGCATTAGGTGGTGCCCCAGCATCAGATCAACCTCTGACACCTATCAAGGAGGAAAGGAGCAGCAGTTCTAGTCAGTCCCAAAACAACAGCTTATCTTGTTCTAGTGAACATGCAAAAACAATTGGGTCTTGTAGGGAAGATTCTAGGAGTTCCACTGCTGTGTCAATGAGTGCGAGCAAAATACCTGGTGGTACATCTCGAACTCGGAAGTCAAGCAATGGAGTACATGGGGCTGGTGTTGCACTTGCTCAGAAGGAGCCCACCTCGGTAAAAGGCTCTACTAGAAACTCACCTTCTGAAAAAGTTTCACCAACTCGAGTTTCCCACGAAAAATCTTTTGATCCGCCACTTACTGATCAAGGGAATAATCAACGCCTTATTCTCAGACTGCCAAATACTGCCCGTAGTCCTTCAAGGGGAGCAAGCGGTGCTGCTTCTGAAGAACCTGCTATTCCTTGTGGCATAGCTTCGCCTCCTGCCGACAAGAATGAGTCTCGGGATAGAAGAGTTAAAGGTAAAAATGATGGTTTGCATACCATTGTTTCATCAAATGTGATAACTGATGCCTGTGCTTCTAATGAAGGTTCAACTGGCTGTGAGCATGGTAAGGGCTCTCCGATAGCTGATGAACAGGGAAGGATTAATGAAGATGGTGATCAGGTACCAGAAACATCGAAACAGAGTAATCTGTCATCAGGATTTATTTCCAGATCAGGGCAGACATATGCTGCTTCTTTAAGCCCTATGAATGCATTAGTTGAAAGTTGTGTCAAATTCTCCGAAGCTAGTGCCTCTGTCTCTGCTGGTGATGATGGGATGAACTTACTTGCTACCGTAGCTGCAGGCGAGATATCCACATCTGGAAATGTCTCTCCTCTGGCTTCACCTGAGAGGAAGTCTCCTGTGGTAGATGAATCCAGCTCTGGCAATGTTTCCAAGTTAAAGCATCCGGGTGAAATAGCTGCTCACACTGTTACACAATCTGATAGAAGGGCATCAGCAGAGCCTCTGTTGAATGCTGTTGATCCAGTGCAATTTAAAAATGATTCAAGGCACCCTGTGACCACAATATCACGTGGTTCTGCTGGAGAAGAAGCAAATTCAACCAGTTGTAAAGAGAAAACTGGTGATAACGGGCCCCAAATGAATGTCTCTACTGCAGATTTGTCACAAAATGCTGAATCTCCTCGCATACGGCCAGAAATTGCTGAGAGTGCTTCTGAAACTGTACCACCAGCTAAAAAGGAGACTTGGGAAGAGCCTGGAGGAGAGAACCATTTTCATGTGCAGAGGGATTTTGGAAGTCAATGGGTTAAACCCAGCAGTTCAGACTCTAAAAAGGAGATGGTTGATCACTTGGATGAGGCAGTCGTGAAGAATGATGAAATGCTAGTTTCCAAAGAGACCATTGCAGGTGTAAAGATTGAAAAGGAGTTAGGTGAAAAATTACTCGAGTTATCTTCAGATGTAGGTAAGGATAACAAGATCAGTACAGAGGTTACTGGCGTATCAGTGCAAAAATCATCTGTTGCAGAAAGCAGCGAGTCTGTAGAGTTTAAAAAGGTGGATGTGACGCCGCCTTCTGCTTCTGGTAATTCAAAGATAATTC GTCTGAAGGAGATTCTTGGTCAATGTTCTGGATCATCAAATCCCCCAGCGTTGTCCAAAGTTCCCGGGAAAGAAAATGAAGTGTCTAAAACTTCTGTGTGCAACTTAGATGGAAAGGAATCTGATGTTGCAGGTGAGCAGCATGCCCACAGTATTCATCCATCCCTCACTGTTGCTGGGTCTGATGCAGGTGTAATATTAGACTTCGATCTAAATGAGGGCTTCGCTGTTGATGATGCTAGCCATGGGGAGATTGTTCGGCAGGAAGAACACACCACATCATCTGCGGTCCATAATCCTTGTGCATTGCCTTTTCCCATTTCATCCATCTCTGGGGGATTCCATACAACAATTACAGTGGCATCTGCTGTCAAGGGGCGAGTTGTTCTACCAGAAAACCCATTGCGCAGTAAGGGTGAACTTGGATGGAAAGGCTCTGCTGCAACAAGTGCCTTCCGGCCAGCTGAACCTAGGAAAAATTCAGAGACACCGTCAACTACTGGAGATATTCCTTCTGTTGATTCCACATCTTCAAAACAAGGCCGTGCTCCTTTAGATTTTGATTTGAATGTTGCTGATGAAAGAAGTTTTGAGGATGTAGGTTCCCATGGTTCTTCAGAATCTGGGCCACCTGATCGCAGCACGATGGGACTTGATCTTGATTTGAACAGAGTTGATGAGACTCCTGATGCTGTTTCTTACTCTATGAGTAAACTGGATGCTCCTACATTGCCAAGTAAGTCTTCACTGTCTGGTAGGTTATCTAATGGTGGAAGTGTGTCAAGAGACTTCGATTTGAATAATGGACCAGGCCTTGATGAAGTTGGCACAGAGGTCCCAACTCGAATTCAGCAGATGAAAAATAGTGCACCGATTCCATCTGCCATCCATGGTACAAGAGCCAACAATGCTGAATATGGGAATTATTCATCATGGTTTCCCCCAGGAAATTCTTATTCTGCAATTACTGTCCCTCCACTTCTTCCTGGTAGAGGTGAACAGAGTTATGTTGCAGCTGCTGGAGCACAGCGGATAATGGGTCCCACTGGTAGTGCAGCGTTTGGTCCTGAACTCTACCGGGGGCCAGTGCTTTCATCTGCTCCTGCTGTTGCTTACCAACCTACTGCAGCACCCTTTCCATATCCAGGAGGATTTCCATTTGAAACTAgttttccattatcttcaaactCCTTTTCTGTTGGTTCAGCAACATTTATTGATTCATCAACAGTTGGTGGactttgctttcctactatgCCGTCGCAGCCAGTTGCACCTGGTGGTGTTGTCTCCTCAACATATCCGCGTCCATATGTCATGAGTCTTCCTGGGGGTACAAGTAATGTGATTCCTGACACCCGAAAATGGGGAAGTCAAAGTCTGGATCTTAATTCAGGCCCCGGTGGTACAGATACAGACAGGAGAGAGGAACATATGAAGATGTTTCAGGTGGCAGGTGTCTTGAAGAGAAAAGAACCTGATGGTGGTTGGGATGGAGCTGATAGATTCAGCTACAAACAGCCCTCATGGCAGTAG
- the LOC107490981 gene encoding uncharacterized protein LOC107490981, translating into MHGSGPEEWKHSRHMWPVPSNATAVAPDSSPSEYICKDGRKIRVGDCALFKPPQDSPPFIGIIRKLIVNKEESPTLEVNWLYRHADVNLAKGILEAAPNEVFYSYHKDEISAASLLHPCKVAFLRKGVELPSGISAFVCRRVYDIENNCLWWLTDKDYINAVQEEVDQLLDKTKLEMHGAVQSGGRSPKALNGPTTTQSLKSGSDSVQNNSSLGAQVKGKKRERGEQGSDPYKRERLFKADDGDSVQGRPESMLKSEIAKITDKGGLVDFEGVERLVQLMQPDNGDKRIDLAGRIMLVDVIAATDRYDCLGWFVQLRGLPVLDEWLQEVHKGKISDSSNHKESDKSVEEFLLALLRALDKLPVNLHALQTCNVGKSVNHLRTHKNSEIQRKARGLVDTWKKRVEVEMNMTDSKSGSTRPVSWQVKPAASEVSHVGNKKTGGPENATKGSAIQPSVSKPLLAKHASVEALSKSSSAPGSIKSMTTSVSSTSKDQNVKVVVGAAASDQPLTPIKEERSSSSSQSQNNSFSCSSEHAKTGGSCREDSRSSTAVSMSVSKMPGGASRTRKSSNGIHGTGVALAQKEPTSAKSSTRNSPSEKVSPTRVSHEKSPDQPTDQGSNNQRLILRLPNTVRSPSRGANGSSSEEPAIPCGKASPPSDKNESQDRRVKAKNDGLHTIASSNVITEACATSCEDRNGSPLGDERGRVNEDGDKVAETSKQTNSPSGFISRSGQTYDASLSPMNALVESCVKFSEASASVSPGDDGMNLLATVAAGEISRSENISPPASPEGKSSAADESSSANVSKLKHPAETAAHTVAQSDAVASGEPQFSAVESLQFKNDSGHPVTTMLRDSSVDEAISSSCKEKSGDNRAQINCSAADLSQNAEAVCPDSQPVKVDHLGET; encoded by the exons ATGCATGGGTCCGGTCCTGAGGAGTGGAAACACAGCCGGCACATGTGGCCTGTACCTTCCAACGCCACCGCTGTAGCCCCTGATTCTTCACCGTCTGAATATATATGCaaa GATGGACGCAAGATTCGTGTTGGTGATTGTGCACTTTTCAAGCCACCCCAGGATTCCCCACCTTTTATTGGAATAATTCGCAAGTTAATAGTTAATAAAGAAGAAAGTCCAACTTTAGAAGTGAATTGGCTTTATCGACATGCTGATGTGAATCTTGCCAAGGGCATATTGGAAGCTGCCCCAAACGAAGTCTTCTACTCCTATCACAAGGATGAAATATCTGCTGCATCATTACTCCATCCGTGTAAAGTCGCGTTCCTTCGTAAAGGTGTTGAACTTCCTTCAGGGATATCTGCTTTTGTCTGCAGGCGAGTGTATGACATTGAGAACAACTGTTTATGGTGGCTAACTGATAAAGATTACATTAAT GCTGTTCAGGAAGAAGTTGACCAGTTATTAGATAAGACAAAATTAGAAATGCATGGGGCAGTGCAGTCAGGAGGCCGTTCGCCAAAAGCTTTGAATGGTCCGACGACAACACAATCATTGAAATCTGGTTCTGATAGTGTTCAAAATAATTCTTCCCTTGGTGCACAGGTTAagggaaaaaagagagaaaggggTGAGCAGGGGTCTGATCCATACAAAAGAGAGCGGTTATTTAAAGCAGATGATGGGGATTCTGTACAGGGTAGACCTGAGAGCATGTTGAAGTCTGAGATTGCTAAAATTACTGACAAAGGTGGGCTTGTAGACTTTGAAGGAGTTGAAAGACTTGTACAGCTCATGCAACCAGACAATGGTGATAAAAGAATAGATTTGGCTGGGCGAATTATGCTTGTTGATGTTATAGCAGCTACAGACCGTTATGACTGTCTTGGTTGGTTTGTACAGCTTAGGGGTTTGCCTGTGTTGGACGAATGGCTCCAGGAGGTCCACAAAGGGAAAATTAGTGACAGTAGTAACCATAAAGAAAGTGACAAATCTGTGGAGGAATTTTTGTTAGCGTTGCTTCGTGCATTGGATAAGCTTCCTGTTAACCTTCATGCATTACAAACATGCAATGTTGGGAAATCTGTCAATCATTTACGCACACACAAAAATTCTGAAATTCAGAGGAAAGCTAGGGGTTTAGTAGACACGTGGAAGAAACGTGTTGAGGTTGAAATGAATATGACTGATTCAAAATCTGGTTCTACTCGTCCTGTGTCATGGCAAGTAAAGCCAGCAGCTTCTGAGGTCTCTCATGTTGGAAATAAGAAAACTGGAGGACCGGAGAATGCTACAAAGGGATCTGCAATTCAACCTTCGGTATCTAAACCTTTGTTGGCTAAGCATGCTTCTGTGGAGGCCCTGTCCAAGTCCTCTTCAGCTCCTGGTTCAATTAAATCGATGACTACTTCAGTAAGCAGTACCTCTAAAGATCAAAATGTTAAGGTGGTAGTTGGCGCTGCAGCATCAGATCAACCGTTGACACCTATCAAGGAGGAAAGGAGCAGCAGTTCTAGTCAATCTCAGAACAACAGCTTTTCTTGTTCTAGTGAACATGCAAAAACTGGTGGGTCTTGCCGGGAAGATTCAAGGAGCTCCACTGCAGTGTCAATGAGTGTGAGCAAAATGCCCGGTGGTGCATCTCGAACCCGGAAGTCCAGCAATGGTATACATGGTACTGGTGTCGCTCTTGCTCAGAAGGAGCCCACTTCTGCAAAAAGTTCCACTAGAAATTCCCCTTCTGAAAAAGTTTCACCAACTCGAGTATCCCATGAAAAGTCTCCTGATCAGCCAACCGATCAAGGGAGTAATAATCAGCGTCTGATCCTTAGGCTGCCAAATACTGTTCGCAGTCCTTCACGAGGTGCTAATGGTAGCTCTTCTGAAGAACCTGCTATTCCTTGTGGGAAAGCTTCTCCTCCTTCTGACAAGAATGAGTCTCAGGATAGAAGAGTGAAGGCTAAGAATGATGGTTTGCATACCATTGCTTCATCAAATGTGATAACTGAGGCATGTGCTACAAGTTGTGAGGATCGTAACGGTTCTCCTCTGGGTGATGAACGGGGAAGGGTTAATGAAGATGGTGATAAAGTAGCAGAGACATCAAAACAAACTAATTCCCCTTCAGGTTTTATTTCCAGATCTGGGCAGACTTATGATGCATCTTTAAGCCCTATGAATGCATTAGTTGAAAGCTGTGTGAAATTTTCTGAAGCAAGTGCCTCTGTTTCGCCTGGAGATGATGGGATGAACTTACTTGCTACTGTTGCTGCAGGGGAAATATCCAGATCTGAAAATATCTCACCTCCAGCTTCACCTGAGGGGAAGTCATCTGCGGCAGATGAATCTAGTTCAGCCAATGTTTCCAAGCTAAAACATCCGGCTGAAACAGCTGCTCATACTGTTGCACAATCTGATGCAGTAGCTTCAGGAGAGCCTCAGTTTAGTGCTGTTGAGTCATTGCAATTTAAAAATGATTCAGGGCACCCTGTGACAACAATGTTGCGTGATTCTTCTGTAGACGAAGCTATTTCATCTAGTTGTAAAGAGAAATCTGGTGATAACAGAGCTCAAATAAATTGTTCAGCTGCAGATTTGTCACAAAATGCCGAAGCTGTATGCCCAGACTCTCAACCAGTGAAAGTTGACCACTTGGGTGAGACA